Genomic window (Marinobacter fonticola):
GCGGCCGCAGTGGGCTCGTTGATGATTCGCTTGACCTCGAGACCGGCGATCTTGCCGGCATCTTTGGTGGCCTGACGCTGGCTATCGTTGAAATAGGCCGGAACGGTAATAACCGCTTGAGTGACCTTCTCGCCAAGATAATCCTCAGCGGTTTTCTTCATCTTCTTCAACACTTCCGCAGAAACCTGCGGCGGCGCCATTTTCTTGCCTTTCACTTCAACCCAAGCATCACCGTTGTCCGCGCTGGCAATCTTGTAGGGCACCATCTTGATGTCTTTCTGAACGACGCTGTCTTCAAAGCGACGGCCAATCAGACGCTTGATGGCGTATAGGGTATTGTTCGGGTTGGTCACCGCCTGACGCTTGGCTGACTGACCGACCAGCGTTTCACCCTCTTCGGTATACGCGATGATGGACGGCGTCGTGCGATCGCCTTCCGCGTTCTCGATCACCTTGACCTTGTCGCCATCCATGATGGCTACACAAGAGTTGGTGGTCCCCAGGTCGATACCAATAATCTTACTCATTGAATGACTCCAGTTCCTGTAGCTGCTGATCTGCTTCGCTTGCGAATAAATTCTTGGGTTCGATCGGCTTAATTACCGTTTAATGCCTATATTGGCTCGGACCGCTCGTTTTCAAGCCTGTTCGTCAATTTTTGCTGAATCATCGGGACGAGCGACCACGACCATAGCCGGGCGTACCAAGCGCTCGTTCAAGGTGTAACCCTTCTGAATGCATGCGACGACACTATTGGGCTCGGCATCGGGCGCCGGCACCATGGACATGGCTTCGTGGAGCTGAGGATCGAATGGCTCACCCACGGGATTGACCTGTTTCACATTGAACTTTTCGAGACTGTTCATGAACAGGTTGAGTGTCATCTCCGCACCTTCTCGAATGGAGGCAACGACCTCATCGGAAGACGTCTTGCCTTCGGTGCTTTCCACCGCCTTTTCCAGGCTATCGGCTATCGGCAGCAGTTCCTTGACGAACTTCTCAAGCGCAAATTTGCGAGCCTTATCCACATCAATCTCGGCGCGGCGGCGCACATTCTGCATCTCCGCCTGAGTCCTCAACACCAGCTCCCTCTGCTCGGCCACCTGTCCCTGCAGCGCCTCAAGTTCACCGGCTTCCCGATCGCCCTGATCGTCTTCCGGCTGCTTCGACTGCGCCTGGGGCTCGGCTTGCTCGGCCTTCTCGGAGCCGGCTTCGGGCTTGCGCTCGCTGCCTGCGCGTCCGCTTCTCGCCGGGTCGAGAGCATCCTCAGGAACCGCTTTCAGCTCGTCCTCGTTGTGTTCTTTGCGGGTGTCTTCTGCGCTCATCAGTCAACTCCTGATCAATCATCTCAGACGGGCGAAACCGCCCTTATCCAATAGCTTGCCAGCGATATGGGGATCAGCCGGAACGCTTTCAACCGTTGCCTATCGATTAACGCTACGCCGTCCATGTTTTTGCTTGCATCGCGAAATTTCACTGTATATATTCACAGCTACTGTATATTTGAACAGATCGACGCACTTAAACCGATCACAGCGCTCACCCCGAACAACCGTCTTGCACCACGGAAGCGCCAGGAAACCGGAGTCCACCATGCTGAATCAACTGATCGTCGCCAATTACGCCATTGCCGAGCGCGTCGAACTACAGTTCCGCCAGGGCATGACCACCCTGACCGGGGAAACCGGTGCCGGCAAATCCATCGTTCTCGACGCGCTCGGCCTGGTACTGGGTGGCCGTGCCGACGCCGGCGCAGTCCGGCATGGCGCCAAGCGCGCAGACATCACGGCCAGCTTCGACGTCAGCCGCATTCCAGAAGCCCAACTTTGGCTGGAAAATCATGATCTCGATGACGAACACGAGTGCATCCTGCGCCGCGTGATCAGCAAGGACGGTCGTTCCCGCGCCTACATCAATGGCCAGCCCTGCCCGCTGGCCGACCTGCGCGAGCTGGGCGGTATGCTGATGGACATCCACAGCCAGCATCAGCACCAGTCCCTACTACAGAAAGACACTCACCGCAAACTGCTCGACGAGTTTGCCGGCGCAGAGAAACTGGCGGAAGCAACCCGCACAGCCTGGAAACAATGGCACAAAACCCGTCAACGTCTGAGTGAGCTTCAGTCCTACAAGGATGAAAACGAAGCCCGCCTGCAACTGCTGCGCTATCAAGTCGAAGAACTGGACGGCCTGGCTTTGGGCGAGAACGAACTGACCGAACTGGAAAACGAGCAGGCCCAACTCGGCCATGCAGAAACCGTCCTGCGCAATTGCCACCAAGCGTCTTTACTCTGTAGCGAAGACGAACCCAGCGCCGCCTCCCTGGTCCAGCAGGCCCTACAGCAATTGGAGCAACTACCGGTCGAGATCCCACAACTGGCCGACACTCTCCAGATGCTTAACGAAGCCCAGATCCAACTCAGCGAGGCAGGCAACAACCTTCGGCATTTCATCGATGACTACGAAGCGAACCCCGCTCGACTGGAAGAAGTTGAAACACGACTGAGCACAATCTACGACCTGGCACGCAAACACCGGGTCACTCCGGAAACCCTCGGCGAACTGCACACTCAACTGCAGTCCGAACTGGATGAACTGGACGGCGGTGAAGGCAGCCTGGAAAAGCTGGAAGCCGATGTAGAGACGTTTCGCGATGAATGGCAGGCGCAGGCTGATGCCCTTACCGGAAAACGGGAGAAAGCGGCGGCGGAATTGGACAATCGCATTGCCGAGGAACTGGCTCAGCTGAGCATGCCCTCCGTGCAATTCGTCACCCGCCTGGCCCGGCAGGAAAAAGCCGAACCTGCGCCCACGGGCAACGAAGACATCGAGTTCCTGATCAGTGCCAACCCGGGCCAGCCCGCGCGCGCGCTGAGCAAGGTGGCCTCAGGCGGCGAGCTGTCTCGAATCAGCCTGGCGATCCAGGTGGTTGTCGCCCAGACGTCCACCATTCCCACGCTGGTTTTCGACGAGGTGGATGTGGGTATCGGCGGCGGTACAGCAGAGGTGGTCGGACGACTGTTACGCCAGCTAGGTCAGAACGGCCAAGTACTGTGCGTAACGCACCTGCCACAGGTTGCCGCTCAAGCGCACCAGCACCTTTTCGTCAGCAAGTTCAGCGAGCAGAACGCCACTTTCTCACGCATCGAGACGCTTAACGACGATGGCCGGGTGCGCGAGGTCGCTCGCATGCTCGGTGGCGTAGACATGACTGAACAAACCCTGGCTCATGCCCAGGAAATGGTCCAAAAAGGCCAGGCTACCCACCATTGAACGCCAAGGCGACGGAGCATTGCCGTCGCCCTAACCGAGCATTTCCCCTACGCTCAAACCCCGAGCGTTGCCTGAGGCAGGCCTTCCTGCCTCCTTTTTAACGTCCTTGATTCGTGATTGCCCATTCGCATTAGACTCTATAAGCAAGCGAGCAATAATTAAGCAAGCAAGCAATAATAAAGTGCCGCTCAACATCAGGAGAGATCACCCAAAAATACGGGCAGAGAACGAATCGGAAGGACGATCAACAATTAGAGGGGAGGGACGAACAAACAGGAATACAAATGCCCATGGACCTTGCAGGTGCCCCACAGGCATTCTGGAAGAAGAATCTGAGACTAGAGATCAGCGCTTCTTCATCGGCCTTACATAGAGAATCAGGCTGTGATCGACAATTTCGTAGCCGTGCTCCTCGGCGATCTTACGCTGACGCTCTTCGATCACTTCGTCAACGAACTCGACCACCTCACCCGTCTCGGTACACACCATGTGGTCATGGTGATCGTCACGGGCCATTTCGAACACGGCGTGGCCGCCCTCAAAATTGTGGCGCAAGACAAGACCGGCCGCCTCGAACTGGGTGAGCACACGGTATACCGTGGCCAAGCCCACGTCATCACCGGCTTCCAAGAGTTTTTTGTAAACATCTTCTGCGCTTAGATGATGCTCATTGGAGCTCTCGAGGATATTGAAGATCTTGACCCGAGGCAGGGTCACCTTGAGACCGACCTTGCGTAATTCAGCGTTTTCGGATGACATGCTGCTGTTTCGCTCTTTGGTGAACTGTCTGGTTCCGTTATGATAGCCAGCGCAGAGACGGCTGACCAAACGTTTTGCCCGCCGTCGGGCAAGCACTCCAAGATAGAGGATTTCACCCCCTGATGCAAAAGCTCGCTGCCCTACTCTCCCTTGTCCTCCTGGCCGGTTGCGTATTCCCGGGCGTGTACAAGATCAACGTCCAGCAAGGAAATATTGTCGACGACGAAGCACTTGGCCAGCTGGAAGAAGGCATGCCCAGAAACCAAGTCCATGCGATCCTGGGGACACCCATCATGCTCAACCCAGTCGACGACTCTCGCGAGTATTATACGTATACGTACCAAAAAGCCGGCGGCGAAATAAAGGAGCAGCGGGTCATCGTTTACTATGAGGCCGATAGCTATTTGCACTACGAGGCACAGCTACTTGAGGAAACGCCAGCCTACTAATGCACGAGTGCCCTTAGAACTATCGACACAGCATAGGACCATCAGCACCGGCCCGTGCGCTACGTATCCGTTTTATGTCTTTTTACGAGCCCGGTTGAGCCGGGCCTGTTTCGGATCGATCTTCAAGGGCCGGTAGATTTCCACACGGTCGCCGTCCCGTAATTCATAGCTCTTAGGGCCTTTGATAACCTTGCCAAAAATACCCATATCAGAGGCTTCCGGATCAATCTCGGGAAAAAGACTGCAGATCGCCGATTTCAATACCGCATCGTAAGCACTGGCCCCTTCGGCCACTTGGAGCGTGCAGATTTCCTGCCTCTCCGGTGTAGCGTACGCCACTTCAACCCGAATCATGCCCTCGCTCATCGCGCTCCACTTCCGTAGACGTCATGGGCACGCTGGCAAAACGCATCCACCATCGTATTGGCTGCCTGACTGAAAACCCGGCCGAATGTCATGCGGGCAAGGGAACCTGAAAATTCGAAATTCAGACGCAGGATGACCTTGCACGCGCCCTCGTCCAATGCCAGAAACTCCCAGGTGCCGCCCAGATTCCTGAACGGACCCTCGACCAACGACATGCGGATTTCGCTCGGCGATTTCAGGCGATTTCGTGTGGTCAACCTATGACGTACGCCCGAACGGGCAACGTCAATCGATGCGACGATTTCGGATTCGTTTTCCTCGTGAATCTCCGTACTGGCGCACCAGGGAAGAAAATCAGGGTAGCGACCGATATCGTTGACCAGATCGTACATTTGTTCGGCGGAGTGCCAGACCAGGGCTGACTTTTCGATGACGTGGGCCATGCGGTCGTAACTGAACCTGAAAGTGAGAGAATGTGAGTCGGACGGTCGCCCGGCAAATCAGACGCTATGGTAAAGCATATCGCCGTCCGATGGGCCGGGATC
Coding sequences:
- the grpE gene encoding nucleotide exchange factor GrpE; translated protein: MSAEDTRKEHNEDELKAVPEDALDPARSGRAGSERKPEAGSEKAEQAEPQAQSKQPEDDQGDREAGELEALQGQVAEQRELVLRTQAEMQNVRRRAEIDVDKARKFALEKFVKELLPIADSLEKAVESTEGKTSSDEVVASIREGAEMTLNLFMNSLEKFNVKQVNPVGEPFDPQLHEAMSMVPAPDAEPNSVVACIQKGYTLNERLVRPAMVVVARPDDSAKIDEQA
- the recN gene encoding DNA repair protein RecN; its protein translation is MLNQLIVANYAIAERVELQFRQGMTTLTGETGAGKSIVLDALGLVLGGRADAGAVRHGAKRADITASFDVSRIPEAQLWLENHDLDDEHECILRRVISKDGRSRAYINGQPCPLADLRELGGMLMDIHSQHQHQSLLQKDTHRKLLDEFAGAEKLAEATRTAWKQWHKTRQRLSELQSYKDENEARLQLLRYQVEELDGLALGENELTELENEQAQLGHAETVLRNCHQASLLCSEDEPSAASLVQQALQQLEQLPVEIPQLADTLQMLNEAQIQLSEAGNNLRHFIDDYEANPARLEEVETRLSTIYDLARKHRVTPETLGELHTQLQSELDELDGGEGSLEKLEADVETFRDEWQAQADALTGKREKAAAELDNRIAEELAQLSMPSVQFVTRLARQEKAEPAPTGNEDIEFLISANPGQPARALSKVASGGELSRISLAIQVVVAQTSTIPTLVFDEVDVGIGGGTAEVVGRLLRQLGQNGQVLCVTHLPQVAAQAHQHLFVSKFSEQNATFSRIETLNDDGRVREVARMLGGVDMTEQTLAHAQEMVQKGQATHH
- the fur gene encoding ferric iron uptake transcriptional regulator produces the protein MSSENAELRKVGLKVTLPRVKIFNILESSNEHHLSAEDVYKKLLEAGDDVGLATVYRVLTQFEAAGLVLRHNFEGGHAVFEMARDDHHDHMVCTETGEVVEFVDEVIEERQRKIAEEHGYEIVDHSLILYVRPMKKR
- a CDS encoding outer membrane protein assembly factor BamE, with translation MQKLAALLSLVLLAGCVFPGVYKINVQQGNIVDDEALGQLEEGMPRNQVHAILGTPIMLNPVDDSREYYTYTYQKAGGEIKEQRVIVYYEADSYLHYEAQLLEETPAY
- a CDS encoding RnfH family protein — its product is MIRVEVAYATPERQEICTLQVAEGASAYDAVLKSAICSLFPEIDPEASDMGIFGKVIKGPKSYELRDGDRVEIYRPLKIDPKQARLNRARKKT
- a CDS encoding type II toxin-antitoxin system RatA family toxin, producing the protein MAHVIEKSALVWHSAEQMYDLVNDIGRYPDFLPWCASTEIHEENESEIVASIDVARSGVRHRLTTRNRLKSPSEIRMSLVEGPFRNLGGTWEFLALDEGACKVILRLNFEFSGSLARMTFGRVFSQAANTMVDAFCQRAHDVYGSGAR